The stretch of DNA aacacAGTGCCAATACAGAGATAACCAAAGAAAAGGTCACACAGAGGAAGATCACTATTACTGAGTTAGGAGGGTGTGATTTAGCCTCACAAATTGGAAGGGAGTTTCGAACGGAGCGGTTCTAGTTCGGACGGGTGGCCGTCGGAGGCACGCGGGAGAGAAAGTGCAGGTGACGTCCCTATAGAGTGAGCTTGGCTTCGAGAGCCTGGAGAAGTCTGAACGGGGGCAGCTATGTGCCCTGATACCGAGCTACACGGTTTGGGCGTTAGCGTCGGCGATGAAAACGGGGAGAGGCAGTAACCGGGCTCCTGAGGGGAAGACTGAGCCGCTCCCTCTACGACAAGTGACGGGTGGGAGCTGGACAGTATGTTTAAATCCTCGTAAAAGCGGCCCAGTGGAGAGTCTGTGCCGGAGAAGTGGTGACCCGGGAGTTGGCCAGGGCAGGAGGACTGCGGGAGGAGCAGGGATGTGTGGGAGCCAGCGGCACTGGAAGGGTCACTGTAGTGGAAAGTTCTCCCCGTGACGGGGCTCTGGATGGTCGGGCTGGGGGCTAAAGGGGTGTAGCAGGGCGAGGCGTTCGCTGAGCCGTACTGAGCAAGCGAGGCCAGCGCTGACCTTTCTAAAGGAAGGTAAGTAGATAAAGCGGGAGGGATCTGGGATGACGTGGAACTCTCGGGGGCTTGGGAACGGCTGGAAGAAGGTGATCCGGGTGGGGGAGTGTGGAAGAGGTTCAACCCAGTGGAAGTCTTCCCCCCTCCAGCAGCAAACTGCAGGGAGCCTGTTTGAGAGGGTTTTGGTGGAGGTTGCTGACTGGGGGTGTGACTGTACAAGCCTGTGGAAAGAGGACTAGTATTCGATGAGGCTGTAGCCAAGATCCCAGTTGGAAATCCCCCTGTTTGGAGGCATCCTGACAGCGGAGGTGTACCGGGAGCAACGGCCTGCTTTTGCCTCGGCTGTGAATGGAGTTGTGCAGTGCTAGAAGTCAGCGACGCCGATGAAGAGGAGAAGCTCCCAAATGGGAATGCCGATGCTTGTTGGCGAGTATCGCTGGATCCAGTGGAGCCGGTCAAGTGCTGCGCTCGGAAGGATGCAAGAAGAGGCGTATCGATTCCCGGACGTAGCTTTGAGGGGGAACCGGATGGAGAGTCGCCAGCTGATTTTGGTGCAACTGTCTGAAACCTCTTCACCCGGCTGGGCGGCTCGTTTCTCGATCCGAGAATGGGAACGGGAGGTCGGAAGAGAGTGGCGGGTAGATGAGGGTGGTGGGTTAGTGCAATGGCGACCGACGTGGTGGCAGCAGCAGCTTGTAGAGGCGCTTGGATCAGGGGAGCCCAGATCACAGGAGTAGGGGACGGAGGAGCAGGCGGCGACGGACTCTGCATCAGGTTGGCGCAGTGAGCCATGTCCCGGTCGTGCTGCACGATCTGCTGGATGATCTCATTTTCCTGGTAGTTCAAAACCCCTGAACTCAAGTCATGTTGGACCTTGTGCTGGAGAATAGAGTTCTTCTTCCCTAAGGGATGAAAgataaagtattttatttgtagtcaagagaaaaacactttttttatgACTTTAATAAACAACACTAACAAAAAgcaccatggtattaccatttTTTGGTTATGATAGCATGGTTTTGTTGTAACTCTATATTGTACTCTTCTATGGTATATAAATATGGTAACCATTCAGTGATATATATCAAAGTACCAGGGTATTACCACTTTTTTGGGAAATTATAGCATGGTTATACCATGGTTTTGATGAAACTATATTCCGTTCTATAATCCTATGGTAtataaatatggtaatcattcagtaccatggtatatcAAAGTACTATGGTATTACCACTATCTTTTGGAAATTATAGCATGGTTATACCATGGTTTTGATGTAACTCTATATTCTTTCTATAATCCTATGgtatataaatatgataatcATTCAGTATCATGGtatatatcaaagtaccatggtatttggTACACTTTTTTTGGAAATGATAGCATGGTTATACCATGGTTTTGATGTAACACTATATTTCGTTGTATAATCCtatgatatataaatatggtAACCATTCAGTGATATATATCAAAGTACCAGGGTATTACCACTTTTTTGGGAAATTATAGCATGGTTATACCATGGTTTTGATGAAACTATATTCCGTTCTATAATCCTATGGTAtataaatatggtaatcattcagtaccatggtatatcAAAGTACTATGGTATTACCACTATCTTTTGGAAATTATAGCATGGTTATACCATGGTTTTGATGTAACTCTATATTCTTTCTATAATCCTATGgtatataaatatgataatcATTCAGTATCATGGtatatatcaaagtaccatggtatttggTACACTTTTTTTGGAAATGATAGCATGGTTATACCATGGTTTTGATGTAACACTATATTTCGTTGTATAATCCtatgatatataaatatggtaatcattcgGTATCATGGTATATATCAAAATACCATAGTATTACCACTTTTTTGTGAAATGATAGCATGGTTATACTATGGTTTTGATGTAAATCTATATTATGTTCTATAATCCTacgatatataaatatagtaatcattcagtaccatggtatatatcaaaataccatggtatatatatatatatatattatgcattttaaaatgtaattaattttgtattttagtttcaattaaaatgaatacataaactaaattttaattgaaaataaacaaataaattctaATTGTAACTTTGCATGTGTTGTCATCtactttttattgtttatttttatgagaAATTCTGGAGCAAAGTTTTATAGCCATAATACCATAGTAATGTGATggtatcagatggtaatacTGTTGTACTTTGATATATACCAcggtactgaatgattaccatatttataTACCATAGGATTATAGAACATAATATAGATTTACATCAAAACCATGGTATAACCATGCTATCATTTCCAATAAAagtggaaatatatatatatatataataagggTTATGAAtgtcagtaaataaataatttgtaagAATTTTAGCTGCAGTTGCACTCTTCCTGCAAACAgatcatgtcttttttttataaatacccACAAAAAATGATATTAATCACCCTCAGGTGACGCCGTGAATATTGAATAAAAATCAAACGCAGCACTCTGTTCGATCTGTCCACAGTTTCAACAGCACTTTGATTCATCTCACACACCACTTCACCCCTGTTTAAAAGGTCTGCTGTCCGGGAGCCTCGGCTCGCCTCAGGACGGCTCCGAGCGCAATCAGAGACGGAGCGGCAGCTCGCGGTGAGGACACAGGCCGAATGGAAATAGCTCAGCGTAGCAGGGGGCAGATCGTTCCTGCAGGCTGACCGGCCTGCGTTTGACCGCTCCTCACTGCTGAGCCCCAGATAAGAAAGAGTACAGAAAGAGCCAGACGTGACCTCTACCTTACGCAGGACTGATATAAACAAGAGAGGAAGAACTGGGATGAGCAGAGGGCACTTTGCTATGTTTGGTAATGTCACACTATCACTTACTACTGTAATCACACTGCGCCGCGGTGGAGCCGAGCATGACACAAGAGACTTTTGATCTTCTGGCAATACAAtaatagaaaacaaataaaaaatataaatgtgccTTGAGAGTGAACTTGATTTAATTCACTCTAGAGCTGAGCTAAACTTAATATGTGAATTTAGAGTAGTTGTTTGTTGTTTAAATctcaagaaaatatattttggtcACATTTGACCATAACGATAACAAAGACCCCccctcccaaaaaaaaaaaaaaaaaaaaaaaaatatatatatatatatatatatatgatatttatGACCTTTAATATAACCTATATATGACCTTAACCTATATATGAAcatatatttcaataatttaaatatatatatatatatatatatatatatataattaaaatatataataaaaaaaaaatatatatatatataattattgtaataCACATGTActgtacaaatattttttatcatttagattttcattttatatattataaatgaatttttttattattaattaataaatattattaatgcattataattataattaatacaattattgattaattataattattgttattattatattatgtaatgtaaaatgtattcttaatatttattaattaataatgaatatgtttatatatgtgtatatgtactgtgtgtatatatattcatttttaatacataaaaaatatttgtacagtacatatatatatttgaataattatatattttttatcatttatatttttgttatatattataaatgaaaaaaatacatatatatattcattattaattaataaaattattgattaattataatcataatgtaataataataataacaataatactgTAATCCTAAAGTAAACAAGGCCAGTAGTCATTTATGGACAACTCTTCTCTTTTGTCTTTCTCAGAATGCCTCAAAGCAGACCGTCTGAAACAACTCCGTAATTATAAttcaataattcatattttcttCATAATAATCTGCTCTGAAAGGACACTGAGGTGCTAAACTTCAAATTGGATTAGAGTTTAGGCCATTTTCTGATAGGAAGAGGAGCGATTAAGCAGAGCCACACCGCAGGGACACGATCAACCTGTGTGAACCTCAATTCATTTCAGTACAGATGCAGATCTACttaatctgtaattaattaccgATGTCTATGAGCGACTGCGAGCGCCGCAGGCTCAAATCTGTGGACAACAGGACGAGTTCTCCTCCAAAAATATCACCTCTTCACATCCAGAGCTGTCTGAGGGTGTGTGAAGGTGTATGTGGAGTTTCTCCAGGAGGAAGTTCCTCTATAATAAGCAGTCTCACATTGTGTGAAGCGCTCTGCTATGAACTGATTGAGTTTGTTGTTTTTACCGCGGCGAGTGGGCCGCCGGTGCCGGATGTGGATGTTTACAGTGACGGACAAGAGCGTGTTCCCTCCTACTGAGGAAAATAAACACTGCGTGAGGCGTAAACACCAGCGCAGCGGGCCAGAGAGACCGACAGGAAACCAGAGACGCTGACAGAGAAATTACACTCCATTCTGAGACATCAGACACAAGAGGGAGTGAGAGCTCAGCTTAGCTGCAGTTGCACTGGAGCACggtaaaacaaatacattataatacacTTACAAATGGTTCCTGATTCAAGTGCATGAAAATAAAGTTCATTTCTGTGTTTTATTCTGCTGTTCTAAACACACCCAGAGATTTTAAAGGGTTGATtcaccttaaaatgaaaattgcgtcatcatttattcaccctagTGCTGTTCTAATTTCTTGTTCAGaccatcattttcattttttggctgaattaaccctttaagtgtcttACCGATGCGGTCCAGGCGGTCCAGAGCGACGGTCTCGAACGCTCTCCTCATCATCGGATACTCCTCCAGGACCTCATTGAAGTTGTCCACAGACAGCGAGTACAGACGGCAGTATGTGTCCGCCCGGACGCTGGCGGTGCGTCGGCCCCGGGTCAGCAGACAAATCTCTGGAAATGAGAATTTGAGGGTAAAATGTGAataactatatataatttaatataaatataatatacattgcatttCTTATaagaatgtattatttattataatttgcatttataattAGAATACATTGCATTTATGAAATGCATTTATAAGAATTTTATACTGGCAGAGTTTAGGTTATGAATGCAAATTatagtaaataaattattatgaatgcatttaatatgattatgtataatttattttttaattgcatttacaattaaaataaattgcatttataaAATGCAGCTGTAAGAATATAGCTTTTTCTTTAGGTTATAAATGCAAATTAtgctaaataatttttttataaatgcacTTAATATAATAAcgtataatttattattatttgcatttataattataatacattgcATTTATAAATTGTAGCTGCAAGAATATAGTTTTTTCTTTAGGTTATAAATGCaaattagaataaataaattaaatgcaattaaatgcatttaattggataatttattatttattatttgcatttataattataataaattgcatttacaGAACACATTCATAAGCATTCATAGAGGCAGGCTTATAAGaatatagtttttttctttAGGTTACTAATGCAAAttagaattaataataaattattataaatgcatttattatgataattattaattattattatttttatttgcatttataattataataaatttaatttataaaatgcaGCTGTAGgaatatagtttttttatttaggttatatatgcatattatagtaaataaattattataaatgcatttaatttgataatttattattatttgcatttataaaaTGCAGTTGTAAGAATAtagttttttcccccctttattttataaatgcaaattagaaaataattattgtaaatgcatttattatgataattattactaataataattcattatttttttaggttatacatttaaatgataataaatgtatttaataggatacataattatttattattatttgcatttataattataataaattgcaTACTGGAAAATTAAGAACATAATTTCTGTAGGTTAATGATGTAAATTagaataaataatatgttattataaatgcatttattatttatttataattataattacaataaatgGCATTTATAATCATTTCATTCTGAAGaggtttttcttcagaaaagttaattgtaaaattatgtatattttttaaataacagaatttgAACTCATCTTCTGGATTTACTGTATTGAAACAAAACTATTATAGAACAATAATAATGTCTTGTATCGATTGACAATCCTGGAGACACACGGTTCATAAATTAAAGATGCACAAAATCCTGCCAGAAATGACGTTTCCACAAAACTGCACTGTTGGACATGAACCTCTGGTGAACCTGTGTGTTTGATCACATTCTCTCTCTGAACACATCCAGAAGTGATCACAGTGTCTTTCCATCgaggcaaaaacaaaaacaagctcCAAACCAACTTCCCCCttttttggattaaaaatgTTCTGTAATCCACCGCCGGAGCACTAAATGCCCCTCAGAGCTTAGAGGACCGGCAGACCTCACATGTCACGGCGGATCAGAAGAATTACGCCCCTTTCATCGGGTGCAGAGCTGCTGTCCTCCAGAGAAGACCAAGACCACTGTCCACTCAACCAATACCCACAATCCCCTCTGCCTCTTAAGTGCCAAACATCAATATAAGGGACGGGGGAAGAAATCAATTTACAGACGCCTTCCGATTCTTTTCATGCACGACTCTGGAACGACTCACAGAACGTCAATATTGAGAATTTCAGATTTATTACTAAAAATTCTGTTTATTAACAAAGAATATGcagaaaatgtgtgaaaaactGAGACTCCCTCAATCCAAATCAAATCGCCTAAAGATTGGCACTAATCGATACACGAGCTGCGTTCACAGCCAGTGCTCTTACTGTATGACGGATATCGACTGTTTGCTGTGAAAGAGCTGAGCAATAATATTTTCCTGTCTGATGAAGCACTGAATTGAAATGCCGGCCGGACACACGGAAGTGACACTGGATTTGCTCCAGAATGATTTTGTGATCTGACACTGACCTCCGTTTAGCTCATGGCAGCGTTTCCATTAGCGTGATGCGTTCAACAGCTGATCTCTACGACtgactcatcaaaataaaaccagCAGGAAATCTGTGAGAATAATCTGATGGAATACTGGGATTGTTTACCATGATgggagagagtgtgtgtgtgtgtgtttgtatgtgtcaGGATTATGTTAACTGTGCGGTACGGCCgtgtttttgtcattaaacACTAAGTGGATCTGTTCTGGAACATCGCTCGTGTATATTTAAACTCCGAACACGCAAACACCACAATCTAAACATCACAACTCATGAATCGATTAATCGCTACTCGTGTATAATGTTTACATATTACTACAGAATACCATGAACAACAACAAGATAAtgctataattatttttttccctcgaaattcaacaacaaaaaaggtttatatattaaacactatatatatatatatatatatatatagtatatattaaaataattataaataaatatataaaaaattaatatatatatatatatatatatatataattataagaaaatagttacaataattatttataattattaatttcaacaacaaaagatatatatatatatatatatacacacattaaatataaataaacatacacaatcataatatatatatatatataaattataaaaaatataataattaaacatgacatatatatatatatatattaaaataattataaatatctaaaaattataatcattatttataattattaattttataatttcaacaacaaaaaagatttatatattaaacactatattttatatatatatattaaaataaatataaaaaaattataatttatatatatatataatatagtgtttaatatataaatctattataatcattatttataattataaaattaataattataaataatgattataatttttatatatattataattacaatttattacatatatacatttataattattttaatatatatatatatatattatacaaaaataattataataattagtatttaatttagcatttaaagtatttaatttattaaactttatttgtaatttgatgGACACAAACCCAAAGATCAGACtattcacaatattataatgaattataagaATGATACATCTGACATCACATTATAAAACAGGTATTTCTGGCTCTAATCTCTCCGATTGGATAAGCCACAttcaaagctgctttaaaatattattgcattttatatatatgttatgtCATATTGCCTAGAagatacaacacacacacacacacacacacatacacacacacacacacacacacacacacacacacacacacacacacacacacactattcaGAAGTGGGCTGCTTTAGACTTTGAACTCTAACACTAATTCTAATGTCCTGTCATTTCTGCATAATTCCACTAGTTTTAATGGACAGGAACATCAGGACTTATAGAACGAACAAATAAGCCTGTTAAAATAAGCCAAATGAATCAGTGAACCTGTGAAACACTTTCTCATGGTGTCAGTGTGTAATGAGAGTCAGAGCTCGAACGGTGAGAGGATTATTCAACAACAACCTCACACACTGCCaaacgacacacacacacacagaaatacaTAGATTTCTCTCCGTCTCACAGCAGAGGTGCCAAGACAGAGTCGATTGGCTGTTTTTAGTCTGTATCAACTGAATGCAGTCAGctgatatttaaatatatgtacttGTTGGCTTATACTAAAACAAAGATAGCGTTTTTTTACATGCAAaccaagagagagagagagaatcagaCCAATAATGTTGGGAAAatcaagggtcaattcaacactggatttgcacaaaagattaacatgacggcacatgctagtggatgagttgaatcaactccacagcaactacataaatttatccactaaccattcagaaacgtctaaaagttgtaacttcttcctgagtctctccatcagtgtcgactccggtttgaacaatgtaaggctgaacactttcgtcattttggctgcgtgagattctccagctttgttgttgttgagcaaccgaagcgcgagctgttaaagctccaccctcttctggaaagggggccgggagcagcagctcatttgcatttaaagggacacacacaaaaacggcgtgtttttgctcacacccaaataggagcaaatttgacaagctataataaatgatctgtggggtattttgagctgaaacttcacagacacattctggagacaccagagacttatattacatcttgtaaaaggggcattataggtcccctttaaacaattaaaattgtcaatagacaaataaatacatattttcattttaattgaggTCTGACTTGTCACAACAAATCTGATCTCCAGATAAATACATCTTGGAGATGTAAGATATAAGTTAGGATACGCCATTAAAATggcatgaaaaaataaaatatttgattaaagTTGATCTGGTGTTCAATCTCAACCTAAGGTCGGTGTGATTTCAACCTGCACAAGACCTGAAATACAAATCACAAGTGAAGGCTTGCCTCATGAATATTAAGCAGTAGCATGAATGGATGGCCCAGTAAAGTTCCCAGCAAAGTATGCATggcctaattaatattcatgagctgaGACATCATGTAATGATGTCACACTCTCCACTTCAAAACTAGTTCTGGTgccactgacacacacacacacacacacacacacacacacacacacacacacacacggcatCCTGTGTTTCTCTCAGTCTAGTGAGTGACACAAGATGACAACATTGATTTTCCTCTTTCTCCGACAGAAACAGCCTGAGATGACTCAGATCCAAGGGATTTTCCCAAAGAAATCCTGCTTCTAGATCACAACGAATCAAACGCTTCCGATCATGACATTTAACTAAGAATGACCTACACACACTCCTGCTGCGCTTTGAGATCCTGCTGCAGATTGaagcttttatccaaagagacTCACGACACATGTATTACAGTGACGTCCACCTgcagcgagtgtgtgtgtgtgtgtgtgtgtgtgttacaataAAAGTGACTGTCTGCCCTGTTTATTCCTCAGCACTGCACTACATTTCttcaaaataatgaatgaatgaataaataaatctgtatttTCCTGCTCTCATCAaggttttctttcattttcattcccTCCTCGTTACATCATGCTCAACCATGCGGCCTCATTACAGGGAGCGAGTCACATGACCTGATTTAAGCAGCATGTCCATAATTATCATCAGCCCCTGCATTTAAATCATTGATGCCCAACACAATCACAGGAATCATGAGGGCATTCATGCGTTTTCATGTGTGACATATAAACTCAGGCTTATCTGAGGGTTTACTCGTGTTTCTTATTTATGGGATGAACTGAGACTGTTCCAAACCCTACTGAGACAGCAGTGTAAGACATCACAGGTGTGTTCTCACCGTGAAGCCTGCTCTAAAagtcatgaaatggaagtttcactagtcttttcttctctattgtgccgtatatgcgagtgaaatggcttcacaaacaagaacaaatgtagggtggggcttgattttgtctgtggggaattgattggatggttgtggtttgctattggtggatctcatgtgagtgacaggttgccccgccctcatcatcagagaagagaagagatgctgcaagttattctgattcaagattacgaggaacattaatttaaaacaataatgatgaaATATccaacactgcaatattccattaaaaaataagaatggtcAGTTTAGATTTCATGGTGACTGTGAGTCAGTTTTTGTTTGGCCAAAGCCAGCATCTAATGATaagtaataaatataaacagCCTCATCCCTCTGAAGAGGCGTTACATAAATTAATTTCATGAGTGAATAActcataattaaaaacaaattctcCACAGCTTTCCATTcctttcccagcatgcactggtGCCAGGAATGACTTGTGATGGTCAGAAGCTTGTATGCAGATTAACATTAGTATTGTGGTAGAGATAGACTGAATGCTATCTTTCCATTATTTTCAGCAGAGCTCCCACGGGACGAGGTCAGAGGTCGCGTGCACTGTAATTAGTGACGTGCGGGCGGGTCACATGCAGCTAAACGCCTCATCATTTAAACAGAAACCACCCAATGACACGAAGCAAATGAAACAGTGTCGAGTGTTGTGTCCAACAGTCTCACACACATTTAGAAAAGCCGAAGGCACAGccctgacctttgacctcatcTAAGGCTGTTTTCACATTGTTTGGAACAAATCACCCACAAATCACCTGAGATGTATTGTCATGTGACTAATGACTCTGGAGCTTCAGGAAAATGATGTCATGACAacactgattggctgatggcgtCGCAAGAACACACACAGTCTCAAAGCTTCACTAGTTATGTCAAAAAAgcatataatacaaatatatatatatatatatatatatatatatatatatatatattatttgcttGTCCTAATCTCACTAATTTTTCCTTATATTTCTTCAAAGCAGCATCTCTTTAattttttccacaaaattaaAGCGGAAATGACCCAAACATTACCTGCTAGGAATCTGTGTTAATGTCCCAGAAATAGGGCACTTATCAGCTACGATCCCGCGATTCTGTGACTGTCCCAAAAGCTTAGAGGCAGAAAGCTTTTGTTTTGGCTAATCCATCATTATGAATATTAAAGCTGAGCTccactatgtgtgtgtgtgcatgatcCACTTTTGTTTGCAATTCATTTGTACCTCCAAAGTACGATCCGTCCGACAGCTTGGTCTCCTTGTTCCCTTTGGTGAGGACGCTCACGACGCCATGCTGGATGAAGTACATCTTCTTCCCGATGGTTCCTTCTCGTATGATGTAATCTCCCGGCTGGAAGACCTCGAAGCGAAGTTTGGTGAGCATCGACGTCACGAAATTCGGATCTGCGTTGGCGAACAGCGGCATAGACGCCACCAGCTTTCGACAGTTGAAGTTTATGATCTCCTAAACACATTATAGGCAGATTGATCAAATAACAAGCTGATATCATTACATTTACTATACTAAACACTGCGACAAATGAGTATTCAGTGCATACAGAAAATGCACACTAATGAATAGTAGTAtagcagcatgtgtgtgtgtttatgggtGAGAGCAGGTTTATCCAGCATGCATCTGTGTGTCCTCACCTCTCTCAGTGGCTCATTCAGTTCTCCCAGAATGCTCTCTTCATCAAACAT from Ctenopharyngodon idella isolate HZGC_01 chromosome 18, HZGC01, whole genome shotgun sequence encodes:
- the LOC127499712 gene encoding potassium/sodium hyperpolarization-activated cyclic nucleotide-gated channel 4-like isoform X2; translated protein: MEVHLRFYWDLTMLLLMVGNLIIIPVGITFFKDEHTPPWIVFNVVSDTFFLMDLVLNFRTGIVKEDNAEIILDPQQIKIKYLRSWFVVDFISSIPVDYIFLIVETRIDSDFYKTARALRIVRFTKILSLLRLLRLSRLIRYIHQWEEIFHMTYDLASAMVRIVNLIGMMLLLCHWDGCLQFLVPMLQDFPADCWVSKNKMVNDTWGQQYSYALFKAMSHMLCIGYGMYPPVGMTDVWLTILSMIVGATCYAMFVGHATALIQSLDSSRRQYQEKYKQVEQYMSFHKLPADMRQRIHDYYEHRYQGKMFDEESILGELNEPLREEIINFNCRKLVASMPLFANADPNFVTSMLTKLRFEVFQPGDYIIREGTIGKKMYFIQHGVVSVLTKGNKETKLSDGSYFGEICLLTRGRRTASVRADTYCRLYSLSVDNFNEVLEEYPMMRRAFETVALDRLDRIGKKNSILQHKVQHDLSSGVLNYQENEIIQQIVQHDRDMAHCANLMQSPSPPAPPSPTPVIWAPLIQAPLQAAAATTSVAIALTHHPHLPATLFRPPVPILGSRNEPPSRVKRFQTVAPKSAGDSPSGSPSKLRPGIDTPLLASFRAQHLTGSTGSSDTRQQASAFPFGSFSSSSASLTSSTAQLHSQPRQKQAVAPGTPPLSGCLQTGGFPTGILATASSNTSPLSTGLYSHTPSQQPPPKPSQTGSLQFAAGGGKTSTGLNLFHTPPPGSPSSSRSQAPESSTSSQIPPALSTYLPLERSALASLAQYGSANASPCYTPLAPSPTIQSPVTGRTFHYSDPSSAAGSHTSLLLPQSSCPGQLPGHHFSGTDSPLGRFYEDLNILSSSHPSLVVEGAAQSSPQEPGYCLSPFSSPTLTPKPCSSVSGHIAAPVQTSPGSRSQAHSIGTSPALSLPRASDGHPSELEPLRSKLPSNL
- the LOC127499712 gene encoding potassium/sodium hyperpolarization-activated cyclic nucleotide-gated channel 4-like isoform X1; translated protein: MDRLHSSMRKRLYSLPQHIGQKASIMGDAEDTDKDTRRKSIRMKPLPSPTSGKALGETKSGESVIMETDIGRPVKTSSNGDCRRFRGSLSSITSRHVHDSDVAEERRLITEGEVTPSEESPPGAAEPGAQGGEDAAGASQQHQGLPDQQQPGFIKLEGIEQILPDDERYYQAGFMHRQFGAMLQPGVNKFSLRMFGSEKAVEREQERVKSAGFWIIHPYSDFRFYWDLTMLLLMVGNLIIIPVGITFFKDEHTPPWIVFNVVSDTFFLMDLVLNFRTGIVKEDNAEIILDPQQIKIKYLRSWFVVDFISSIPVDYIFLIVETRIDSDFYKTARALRIVRFTKILSLLRLLRLSRLIRYIHQWEEIFHMTYDLASAMVRIVNLIGMMLLLCHWDGCLQFLVPMLQDFPADCWVSKNKMVNDTWGQQYSYALFKAMSHMLCIGYGMYPPVGMTDVWLTILSMIVGATCYAMFVGHATALIQSLDSSRRQYQEKYKQVEQYMSFHKLPADMRQRIHDYYEHRYQGKMFDEESILGELNEPLREEIINFNCRKLVASMPLFANADPNFVTSMLTKLRFEVFQPGDYIIREGTIGKKMYFIQHGVVSVLTKGNKETKLSDGSYFGEICLLTRGRRTASVRADTYCRLYSLSVDNFNEVLEEYPMMRRAFETVALDRLDRIGKKNSILQHKVQHDLSSGVLNYQENEIIQQIVQHDRDMAHCANLMQSPSPPAPPSPTPVIWAPLIQAPLQAAAATTSVAIALTHHPHLPATLFRPPVPILGSRNEPPSRVKRFQTVAPKSAGDSPSGSPSKLRPGIDTPLLASFRAQHLTGSTGSSDTRQQASAFPFGSFSSSSASLTSSTAQLHSQPRQKQAVAPGTPPLSGCLQTGGFPTGILATASSNTSPLSTGLYSHTPSQQPPPKPSQTGSLQFAAGGGKTSTGLNLFHTPPPGSPSSSRSQAPESSTSSQIPPALSTYLPLERSALASLAQYGSANASPCYTPLAPSPTIQSPVTGRTFHYSDPSSAAGSHTSLLLPQSSCPGQLPGHHFSGTDSPLGRFYEDLNILSSSHPSLVVEGAAQSSPQEPGYCLSPFSSPTLTPKPCSSVSGHIAAPVQTSPGSRSQAHSIGTSPALSLPRASDGHPSELEPLRSKLPSNL